One region of Leishmania panamensis strain MHOM/PA/94/PSC-1 chromosome 28 sequence genomic DNA includes:
- a CDS encoding glutamate dehydrogenase, putative (TriTrypDB/GeneDB-style sysID: LpmP.28.3060) encodes MSSFNLQYTSVNDFIEKCVLSRDPHQPEFTQAVREVMTSLWPFLQKNPKYAKDGLLERLVEPERLIQFRVPWVDDKGVTHVNRAFRVQFNSSIGPYKGGMRFHPSVNLSILKFLAFEQTFKNSLTTLPMGGGKGGSDFDPKGKSDLEVMRFCQSLVTELYRHIGADTDVPAGDIGVGSREVGYMNGMYWKLRNTNECTFTGKGLSYQGSEIRPEATGYGLVYFAQAMLERVNDSLNGKTVLVSGSGNVAQYTIMKCIELNARVVTASDSKGYIHDPCGFDKEKLAKLMRVKNECRGTLEEYAKEVGVSYVPGKRPWCVKADIALPCATQNEIEAADAKTMVANGVKLVAEGANMPTTEEATEVLQKAGVMFAPGKASNAGGVAISGLEMSQNAARLAWCAEEVDSRLHDIMSSIHASCVKYGEQDGKVNYVNGANIAGFVKVADAMLALGIV; translated from the coding sequence ATGTCCTCGTTCAATCTCCAGTATACGTCTGTGAACGACTTCATCGAGAAGTGCGTCCTTTCCCGAGACCCGCATCAGCCTGAGTTTACGCAGGCTGTTCGAGAGGTGATGACGTCTCTGTGGCCGTTCCTGCAGAAGAACCCCAAGTACGCTAAAGATGGCCTGCTGGAGCGCCTTGTGGAGCCAGAGCGCTTGATTCAGTTCCGCGTGCCGTGGGTGGATGACAAAGGTGTCACCCACGTTAACCGCGCCTTCCGCGTTCAGTTCAACTCGTCCATTGGCCCCTACAAGGGCGGCATGCGCTTTCACCCCTCTGTCAACCTCTCTATTCTGAAGTTCCTCGCCTTCGAGCAAACCTTTAAGAACTCACTGACAACACTGCCCATGGGTGGCGGCAAGGGTGGGTCTGACTTCGACCCCAAGGGCAAGAGCGACCTGGAGGTGATGCGCTTCTGCCAGTCGCTCGTCACGGAACTCTACCGCCACATCGGCGCTGACACCGACGTGCCGGCTGGCGACATCGGCGTCGGTAGTCGCGAAGTGGGCTACATGAACGGCATGTACTGGAAGCTACGGAACACGAACGAGTGCACCTTTACTGGCAAGGGCCTCTCCTACCAGGGCAGTGAGATCCGCCCTGAGGCTACGGGGTACGGCCTCGTGTACTTTGCGCAGGCGATGCTGGAGCGCGTCAACGACTCTCTCAATGGCAAGACGGTCCTAGTGTCGGGCTCCGGCAATGTTGCGCAGTACACCATCATGAAGTGTATTGAGCTCAACGCTAGGGTGGTAACAGCCTCCGACTCGAAGGGCTACATCCACGACCCATGCGGCTTCGACAAGGAGAAGTTAGCGAAGCTGATGAGGGTGAAAAATGAGTGTCGTGGTACGTTGGAGGAATACGCGAAGGAGGTAGGAGTCAGTTACGTGCCAGGAAAGCGCCCGTGGTGCGTCAAGGCCGACATCGCCCTGCCGTGCGCCACGCAGAATGAGATCGAGGCAGCCGACGCCAAAACGATGGTGGCGAACGGCGTGAAGTTAGTCGCTGAGGGTGCAAACATGCCGACGACGGAAGAGGCTACGGAGGTCTTACAGAAGGCAGGCGTGATGTTCGCCCCTGGCAAGGCCTCCAACGCTGGTGGCGTGGCCATCTCCGGACTTGAAATGTCACAGAACGCGGCTCGCCTGGCATGGTGTGCCGAAGAGGTCGACAGCCGTCTGCACGACATCATGTCCAGCATCCATGCCTCGTGCGTGAAGTACGGCGAGCAGGATGGCAAGGTTAACTACGTGAA
- a CDS encoding hypothetical protein (TriTrypDB/GeneDB-style sysID: LpmP.28.3070), which produces MESYETDASLEQLPKDVELPELVLRCTVVAAIPLRTCEFGDDKVFTIVGSVAPCTPSADTAAGKTRLRINFYNSWGAAAAFMDPGDVILLRGFSLLHVPTHARCGDLASTAPDSPLLFVRPLPSTSTLRVLQRGEKKLVMEVSVSPENWDAVGMRSLPDSDTENQMYARTCWGWTELAC; this is translated from the coding sequence ATGGAGTCATATGAAACAGACGCCAGccttgagcagctgccgaAGGACGTTGAGCTCCCTGAGTTGGTGCTTCGCTGCACTGTCGTGGCCGCTATTCCCCTTCGCACATGCGAGTTTGGGGACGACAAGGTGTTCACCATAGTTGGCTCCGTCGCTCCATGCACGCCCAGTGCGGATACCGCCGCCGGGAAGACGCGTCTGCGCATTAACTTCTACAACTCGTGgggggctgccgcggcctTCATGGACCCCGGTGACGTTATCTTGCTGCGAgggttttctctcttgcatgTACCGACTCACGCGAGGTGTGGCGATCTCGCAAGCACGGCACCCGATTCCCCGCTGTTATTCGTGCGTCCGCTGCCGAGCACGAGTACGCTACGTGTGCTGCAGAGAGGCGAGAAGAAGCTCGTGATGGAGGTGTCTGTCAGCCCGGAGAACTGGGATGCCGTCGGTATGCGGAGTCTGCCTGACTCAGACACGGAAAATCAGatgtacgcacgcacgtgctgGGGCTGGACAGAGCTAGCTTGTTGA